In Variovorax paradoxus, a single genomic region encodes these proteins:
- a CDS encoding ABC transporter permease — MNADGKKTPVLAATAIAVVVFLQIPVLVVVLAAFSKTAYLTIPPKGLTFHWFEVVLRDPEYLGAAWTSLWLAAASTAAALVLGLIAAYAIHRRMVPGAAALTSLFMAPLILPSVVLGVALLQYYTMTGLRGNSLGLWLAHVVITVPYVVRASLGSLSSVDESLEDAARVLGADGFTSFRLVTLPLVKPGLVAGGLFAFITSLDNVPVSVFLLSASQTTLPVKIFTSVEQGVDPSVAAVSTLLIVTTGIVLLLAERWTGFHKHV; from the coding sequence ATGAACGCCGACGGAAAGAAGACGCCCGTGCTCGCGGCCACGGCCATCGCGGTGGTGGTGTTCCTGCAGATTCCGGTGCTGGTGGTGGTGCTCGCGGCATTCAGCAAGACGGCCTACCTCACCATACCGCCCAAGGGCCTGACCTTTCACTGGTTCGAGGTGGTGCTGCGCGACCCCGAGTACCTGGGCGCCGCATGGACCAGCCTGTGGCTGGCCGCCGCATCCACCGCCGCGGCGCTGGTGCTGGGCCTGATCGCGGCCTACGCCATTCACCGCCGCATGGTGCCGGGCGCCGCGGCGCTCACCTCGCTCTTCATGGCGCCGCTGATCCTGCCTTCGGTGGTGCTGGGCGTCGCGCTGCTGCAGTACTACACGATGACCGGCCTGCGCGGCAACTCGCTGGGCCTGTGGCTCGCTCACGTGGTCATCACCGTGCCCTACGTAGTGCGGGCCAGCCTGGGCAGCCTCTCGTCGGTCGACGAATCGCTGGAAGACGCGGCGCGGGTGCTCGGCGCGGACGGTTTCACCAGCTTTCGCCTCGTCACGCTGCCGCTGGTGAAGCCGGGCCTGGTGGCCGGCGGCCTCTTCGCCTTCATCACCTCGCTGGACAACGTGCCGGTGTCGGTGTTCCTTCTCTCCGCAAGCCAGACGACGCTGCCCGTGAAGATCTTCACCTCGGTCGAGCAAGGCGTGGACCCCAGCGTGGCCGCGGTCTCCACCCTGCTCATCGTGACCACCGGCATCGTGCTGCTGCTGGCGGAGCGCTGGACCGGCTTTCACAAGCACGTTTGA
- a CDS encoding polysaccharide deacetylase family protein encodes MPTTSKGFPLMLTFDLDAETMWTGRDPANAKRPILMSQGAYGWKVGMPRILALLARYGISATFFIPGEVADKHPDLVREVVDKGHEVAHHSYSHRWIVNLSPAEEREEMERGMETLTRLAGTRPRGWRSPAAEFSAITLDLLKEYGFDYSSNFFDDDSPYLLEIGGERTDIVELPFRWVLDDAPFFQYSITLPGRTLQAPSAVLEAWTSEFDMLHAEDRMMMVGMHPQIIGQPSRLKVLEGLIEHALAHSGVWIDRCDRISDDMRPRLKAAVAA; translated from the coding sequence ATGCCGACCACGAGCAAAGGCTTTCCGCTCATGCTGACCTTCGACCTGGACGCGGAGACCATGTGGACCGGCCGCGACCCGGCCAACGCCAAGCGGCCCATCCTGATGTCGCAGGGCGCCTACGGCTGGAAGGTCGGCATGCCGCGCATCCTGGCGCTGCTGGCGCGCTACGGCATCAGCGCCACCTTCTTCATCCCCGGCGAAGTGGCCGACAAGCACCCGGACCTGGTGCGCGAAGTGGTCGACAAGGGCCATGAAGTGGCGCACCACAGCTACAGCCACCGCTGGATCGTCAACCTGAGCCCCGCCGAAGAGCGCGAGGAAATGGAGCGCGGCATGGAAACGCTGACGCGCCTGGCCGGCACCCGGCCGCGCGGCTGGCGCTCGCCGGCGGCGGAGTTCAGCGCCATCACGCTCGACCTGCTCAAGGAATACGGCTTCGACTACTCGTCGAACTTCTTCGACGACGACTCGCCCTACTTGCTGGAGATCGGCGGCGAGCGCACCGACATCGTCGAGCTGCCCTTCCGCTGGGTGCTGGACGACGCGCCCTTCTTCCAGTACTCGATCACCCTGCCCGGCCGCACGCTGCAGGCGCCCTCGGCGGTGCTCGAGGCATGGACCAGCGAGTTCGACATGCTCCATGCCGAAGACCGGATGATGATGGTCGGCATGCACCCGCAGATCATCGGCCAGCCTTCGCGGCTCAAGGTGCTCGAAGGCCTGATCGAGCATGCGCTCGCGCACTCGGGCGTGTGGATCGACCGCTGCGACCGCATCTCCGACGACATGCGGCCGCGCCTGAAGGCGGCCGTCGCAGCATGA
- a CDS encoding SDR family NAD(P)-dependent oxidoreductase produces the protein MTGAASTGLRFVVSGGASGIGLSVARLAVQRGARVALLDLDQAGLAAACAALGDAALPLPCDVADPHAVRAAVDAAAHWLGGVDALVNSAGIDSLKPLEQTGDNEWARMLAVNLTGPMLLCRAAMPHLRAAGGGSIVNISSGAGLRPLPNRTAYCATKAAVIMFGKALSIEAAADGIRVNAVCPGAIDTPLFRTSYENSDDPERTLEEIRQRYALGRVAAPEEVAEAVLYLSGPGASYITGTALAVDGGRTFH, from the coding sequence ATGACCGGCGCGGCTTCTACCGGCTTGCGCTTCGTCGTGAGCGGCGGCGCCAGCGGCATCGGCCTTTCGGTGGCGCGGCTGGCGGTGCAGCGCGGCGCGCGCGTGGCGCTGCTCGACCTCGACCAAGCCGGCCTGGCCGCCGCCTGCGCGGCGCTGGGCGACGCCGCCCTGCCGCTGCCCTGCGACGTGGCCGACCCGCACGCGGTGCGGGCGGCGGTCGACGCCGCCGCCCACTGGCTCGGCGGTGTCGACGCGCTGGTGAACTCGGCCGGCATCGATTCGCTCAAGCCGCTGGAGCAGACCGGCGACAACGAATGGGCGCGCATGCTGGCCGTCAACCTCACCGGGCCGATGCTGCTGTGCCGCGCGGCCATGCCGCACCTGCGCGCGGCCGGCGGCGGCAGCATCGTCAACATCTCGTCGGGCGCGGGCCTGCGCCCGTTGCCCAACCGCACCGCCTACTGCGCCACCAAGGCGGCGGTCATCATGTTCGGCAAGGCGCTGTCCATCGAGGCCGCGGCCGACGGCATCCGCGTCAACGCGGTCTGCCCCGGCGCCATCGACACGCCCCTGTTCCGCACCAGCTACGAGAACAGCGACGACCCCGAGCGCACGCTGGAGGAAATCCGCCAGCGCTACGCCCTGGGCCGCGTCGCCGCGCCCGAGGAAGTGGCCGAGGCCGTGCTCTACCTGAGCGGCCCGGGCGCGAGCTACATCACCGGCACCGCGCTCGCCGTCGACGGCGGGCGCACCTTCCACTGA
- a CDS encoding SDR family NAD(P)-dependent oxidoreductase — protein MTFDRRTAVVTGGGQGIGAATVLDFLDKGARVAVLDLDCAPLQQQLAALPPDTAARCLCVAGDCTDAGVVSAFFDRAEAELGAVDILFNNVGQSARERGGPFTESDEAVWRFVIEVSLLTTMRASRRVAPGMKARGFGRIVNMSTDAAFAGDVGLADYAAAKMGVVGFTRSLARELAPHGVTVNAVCPGAIRTRAHDKLRPEVLAKIVADTPAGFVGTPEDVAATVRFLASDEARFITGQTLLIDGGRWML, from the coding sequence ATGACGTTCGACCGACGCACCGCCGTCGTCACCGGCGGCGGCCAGGGCATCGGCGCCGCGACGGTGCTCGACTTCCTGGACAAGGGCGCGCGCGTCGCCGTGCTCGACCTCGACTGCGCGCCGCTGCAGCAGCAACTCGCAGCCCTGCCGCCCGACACCGCCGCACGCTGCCTCTGCGTGGCGGGCGACTGCACCGACGCCGGCGTGGTCTCGGCCTTCTTCGACCGCGCCGAAGCCGAGCTGGGCGCGGTCGACATCCTCTTCAACAACGTGGGCCAGAGCGCGCGCGAACGCGGCGGCCCCTTCACCGAATCCGACGAAGCCGTGTGGCGCTTCGTCATCGAGGTATCGCTGCTCACCACCATGCGCGCCTCGCGCCGCGTCGCGCCCGGCATGAAGGCGCGCGGCTTCGGCCGCATCGTGAACATGAGCACCGACGCCGCCTTCGCCGGCGACGTGGGCCTGGCCGACTACGCCGCCGCCAAGATGGGCGTGGTCGGCTTCACGCGCTCGCTGGCGCGCGAGCTTGCGCCGCATGGCGTCACGGTGAATGCCGTGTGCCCCGGCGCGATCCGCACGAGAGCGCACGACAAGCTGCGGCCCGAGGTGCTCGCGAAGATCGTCGCCGACACGCCCGCCGGCTTCGTCGGCACGCCCGAGGATGTCGCGGCCACGGTGCGCTTCCTGGCGAGCGACGAAGCCCGCTTCATCACCGGCCAGACGCTGCTGATCGACGGCGGCCGCTGGATGCTCTGA
- a CDS encoding amidase codes for MDLMDHSATELAALIRDRKASPVEAVQAALSRIEARRELNAFITVTGEQALDAARRAEAAVMAGEALGPLHGVPYSVKDLTLTAGVRTTMGSAIYEDFVPEEDAVAVARAKAAGAILIGKTTTPEFGHKQVATAPIFGRTLNPIDARYTPGASSSGAAVAVAAGLGSLALGTDGGGSIRIPASCCGIVGLKATLGVVPNLQAPDLYSANSFTGPMARDVADTQLLFDAIKGFDARDPYGLCGPMPRRARPASLRGLRVAWLPTAGNPVDPEVEAVTTAAVKAMEREGAVVETVMLDFVSLERHFLVVLQSMLAARVGANLERFGDRLDATLIDAVRKGRQHSAVDLHEATFAKTRCFTELQALFGRFDVLVSPTVSAPPLPIDMDVSGEVEIGGKPAGTIRGAWYPYTYPMNLTGHPALSMPCGKSTNGLPIGLQLAGRWYDDDYLLAIAGLVEQALG; via the coding sequence ATGGACCTGATGGACCACAGCGCGACCGAACTCGCCGCGCTGATCCGCGACAGGAAGGCCTCGCCCGTCGAGGCGGTGCAGGCTGCGCTCTCGCGCATCGAGGCGCGCCGCGAACTCAACGCCTTCATCACCGTGACCGGCGAGCAGGCGCTCGATGCCGCGCGCCGCGCCGAAGCCGCGGTGATGGCCGGCGAAGCGCTCGGCCCCTTGCATGGCGTGCCCTACTCGGTGAAAGACCTCACGCTGACGGCCGGCGTGCGCACCACCATGGGCTCGGCCATCTACGAAGACTTCGTGCCCGAGGAAGACGCGGTGGCGGTGGCGCGCGCCAAGGCCGCCGGCGCCATCCTCATCGGCAAGACCACCACGCCCGAGTTCGGCCACAAGCAGGTGGCCACCGCGCCCATCTTCGGCCGCACGCTGAACCCGATCGACGCGCGCTACACGCCCGGCGCATCGAGCAGCGGCGCGGCTGTGGCCGTGGCGGCGGGGCTGGGTTCGCTGGCGCTGGGCACCGACGGCGGCGGCTCGATCCGCATTCCGGCGTCGTGCTGCGGCATCGTCGGGCTCAAGGCCACGCTGGGCGTGGTACCCAACCTGCAGGCGCCCGACCTGTACTCCGCCAACTCCTTCACCGGGCCGATGGCGCGCGACGTGGCCGACACGCAGTTGCTGTTCGACGCCATCAAGGGCTTCGATGCGCGCGACCCGTACGGGCTGTGCGGGCCGATGCCCCGTCGCGCCAGGCCCGCCTCGCTGCGCGGCCTGCGCGTGGCCTGGCTGCCCACCGCCGGCAACCCTGTCGACCCCGAAGTCGAGGCCGTGACCACCGCCGCCGTGAAAGCGATGGAGCGCGAAGGCGCGGTCGTCGAAACCGTGATGCTCGACTTCGTCTCGCTGGAGCGTCACTTCCTCGTAGTGCTGCAGTCGATGCTCGCCGCGCGCGTGGGCGCCAACCTCGAACGCTTCGGCGACCGGCTCGACGCGACGCTGATCGACGCGGTGCGCAAGGGCCGCCAGCACAGCGCCGTCGACCTGCACGAGGCCACCTTCGCCAAGACCCGCTGCTTCACCGAGCTGCAGGCGCTGTTCGGGCGCTTCGACGTGCTGGTGTCGCCCACCGTCTCCGCGCCGCCGCTGCCCATCGACATGGACGTGAGCGGCGAGGTCGAGATCGGCGGCAAGCCCGCCGGCACCATCCGCGGCGCCTGGTATCCGTACACCTATCCGATGAACCTCACCGGCCATCCCGCGCTGTCGATGCCCTGCGGCAAGAGCACGAACGGCCTGCCCATCGGGCTTCAGCTCGCGGGCCGCTGGTACGACGACGACTACCTGCTGGCCATCGCAGGCCTGGTCGAGCAGGCGCTCGGCTGA
- a CDS encoding Bug family tripartite tricarboxylate transporter substrate binding protein, with translation MRTFVRPLLASAAFMLATLPTAHAELPTGLAGGNLKIVVGYAAGGAADTVARLYAEQLKDAGFGSVLVDNKPGASARLAWDMVKKSKADGLTLYLAPSPLLTILPLTYKTPGYDADKDLTPVALLVEIPTAVVTGASQPYSSMKQYVEWAKKNPKKATLGLATIGSSGHLGAFALAKAQGFEVTPVAYRGASPMLIDVVGGELSMGWDAAASMLPLYKGGKIKFLGLSGDKRLAALPDVPTAKEQGFAEFVPATSWYAVYAPAGTPPATLAALERSFLAAAAKPELARSLEAAGLVAHAEGRAELAQRAQRERANWAPIVKAAGIVVDE, from the coding sequence ATGCGCACGTTCGTTCGCCCTCTTCTTGCCTCCGCGGCCTTCATGCTGGCCACGCTCCCCACCGCGCATGCCGAATTGCCGACAGGGCTTGCGGGCGGCAACCTGAAGATCGTCGTCGGCTACGCAGCCGGTGGCGCGGCCGACACGGTCGCGCGGCTGTATGCGGAACAACTGAAGGACGCGGGCTTCGGCAGTGTGCTGGTCGACAACAAGCCCGGCGCCTCGGCCCGGCTCGCGTGGGACATGGTGAAGAAATCGAAGGCCGACGGCCTCACGCTCTATCTCGCGCCCTCGCCGCTGCTCACCATCCTGCCGCTGACCTACAAGACGCCCGGCTACGACGCGGACAAGGACCTGACGCCGGTCGCGCTGCTGGTGGAGATTCCCACCGCCGTCGTCACAGGCGCCTCGCAGCCCTACAGCAGCATGAAGCAGTACGTGGAGTGGGCGAAGAAGAACCCCAAGAAAGCCACGCTGGGCCTGGCGACCATCGGCAGCTCGGGGCACCTGGGTGCCTTCGCGCTGGCCAAGGCTCAAGGCTTCGAGGTCACGCCCGTGGCGTATCGCGGTGCGTCGCCGATGCTGATCGACGTGGTCGGCGGCGAGCTTTCGATGGGCTGGGACGCGGCCGCCAGCATGCTGCCGCTGTACAAGGGGGGCAAGATCAAGTTCCTGGGCCTGAGCGGCGACAAGCGCCTGGCCGCACTGCCCGACGTGCCGACCGCCAAGGAACAGGGCTTTGCCGAGTTCGTACCCGCGACGAGCTGGTACGCCGTGTACGCACCCGCCGGCACGCCGCCCGCTACCCTGGCCGCGCTGGAGCGCAGCTTCCTGGCGGCGGCGGCAAAACCGGAACTCGCGCGCAGCCTCGAAGCCGCCGGGCTGGTGGCCCACGCGGAAGGCCGGGCCGAGCTGGCGCAGCGCGCACAACGCGAGCGCGCCAACTGGGCGCCGATCGTCAAGGCGGCCGGCATCGTGGTCGACGAATGA
- a CDS encoding amidase: MSDDSLFFTPATELLGMIRARQLSPVELVTAVLARAERLQPVLNCFINLTPERALAEARRAEADIVAGRPLGRLHGIPFTVKDLVNTEGVPTTFGAVVHRDNVPAEDAVSVARLRAEGAILIGKTTTPEFGSGPMTNSPLFGSTRNPWDLSRTSGGSSGGAAAATAAGIAPLAIATDGGGSTRIPAACNGVVGLKQSNGVIPHSQAQDLFANQTYVTPTTRTVADTALMLQVMAGPSAVDPWSLGLRAHDYVKESVPEGDLRGKHLLYCLTPSGRPVSRDVTEGFSAALQTLASLGATLEPFDSSGFDVEPIWRAINHTVWRARFAPLVEKHPDSFSDTFKRQIASAAHVSGVEYQEAMFARSALFKRVQGLLAKADALVMPTLTRSALPLGQDLFGTIDIDGQQFDNVRAHWYPWTMLFNMTGHPAISVPMGFGRDAMPLGLQLVGRFHGDAELLQMAGQFEAAVDLGARRPPGL, encoded by the coding sequence ATGTCCGACGACTCGCTCTTCTTCACGCCCGCGACCGAGCTCCTGGGCATGATCCGCGCCCGCCAGCTCTCCCCGGTCGAGCTGGTGACGGCCGTGCTCGCGCGCGCCGAACGCCTGCAGCCGGTGCTGAACTGCTTCATCAATCTCACGCCCGAACGCGCGCTGGCCGAGGCCCGCCGCGCCGAGGCCGACATCGTGGCGGGCCGCCCGCTCGGCAGGCTGCACGGCATTCCATTCACCGTGAAGGACCTCGTCAACACCGAGGGCGTGCCCACCACCTTCGGCGCGGTCGTGCACCGCGACAACGTGCCCGCGGAAGACGCGGTGAGCGTGGCGCGGCTGCGCGCCGAAGGCGCCATCCTCATCGGCAAGACGACCACGCCCGAGTTCGGCTCGGGCCCGATGACCAATTCCCCGCTGTTCGGCAGCACGCGCAACCCGTGGGACCTGTCACGCACCAGCGGCGGCTCCAGCGGCGGCGCGGCGGCGGCCACTGCAGCCGGCATCGCGCCGCTGGCCATCGCCACCGACGGCGGCGGCTCGACGCGCATCCCGGCGGCATGCAACGGCGTGGTGGGCCTGAAGCAGTCGAACGGCGTGATCCCGCACAGCCAGGCGCAGGACCTGTTCGCCAACCAGACCTACGTGACCCCGACCACGCGCACGGTCGCGGACACCGCGCTGATGCTGCAGGTGATGGCCGGCCCCAGCGCCGTGGACCCGTGGTCGCTGGGCCTGCGCGCGCATGACTACGTCAAGGAATCGGTGCCGGAGGGCGACCTGCGCGGCAAGCATCTGCTGTACTGCCTCACGCCCTCGGGCCGCCCGGTGTCGCGGGACGTCACCGAAGGGTTCTCTGCCGCGCTGCAGACCCTGGCGTCGCTGGGCGCGACGCTGGAGCCCTTCGACAGCAGCGGCTTCGACGTCGAGCCCATCTGGCGCGCCATCAACCACACCGTGTGGCGCGCACGCTTCGCGCCGCTGGTGGAGAAGCATCCCGACAGCTTCAGCGACACCTTCAAGCGGCAGATCGCCTCCGCAGCTCATGTGAGCGGCGTCGAGTACCAGGAGGCGATGTTCGCGCGCTCGGCGCTGTTCAAGCGCGTGCAGGGCCTGCTCGCGAAGGCCGACGCGCTGGTCATGCCCACGCTGACACGCAGCGCACTGCCGCTCGGACAAGACCTGTTCGGCACCATCGACATCGACGGCCAGCAGTTCGACAACGTGCGCGCCCATTGGTATCCGTGGACCATGCTGTTCAACATGACCGGGCATCCGGCCATCAGCGTGCCCATGGGCTTCGGCCGCGACGCGATGCCGCTGGGGCTGCAGCTGGTCGGCCGCTTCCATGGCGACGCCGAACTGCTGCAGATGGCGGGACAGTTCGAGGCGGCGGTGGACCTCGGCGCGCGCCGGCCGCCCGGCCTCTGA
- a CDS encoding LysR family transcriptional regulator yields MKIDILGIQAFVAIADEGSFQAAAGALNVTQTAITQRLRKLEEFLGVALVERTTRSVALTTIGRDFVPRARRLLVELADSLLEIRETGKAERGDVSIACVPTAGVQFLPRIMKAYSAKHPHNRIKILDHSSAAVANAVLHREVEFGIGMVGAHSPELQSVPLIEDEYVLICHEAHPLAQRKRIAWRQLEPHPLIFAGHASENRPLLDLALGAASASLQAFYEVQRSSTAVGLVAERVAAAVVPRLALQKGAYPTLRIVELTEPKVSRTLVLMTRKTARLSPAAQALYDLIEAQASVAPAARRR; encoded by the coding sequence ATGAAGATCGACATCCTCGGTATCCAGGCTTTCGTGGCCATTGCCGACGAAGGCAGCTTCCAGGCAGCGGCCGGCGCGCTCAATGTCACGCAGACCGCCATCACGCAGCGGCTGCGCAAGCTGGAAGAGTTTCTGGGCGTGGCGCTGGTGGAGCGCACAACGCGCTCGGTGGCACTCACCACCATCGGCCGCGACTTCGTGCCGCGCGCGCGACGCCTGCTGGTGGAGCTGGCCGATTCACTGCTCGAGATCCGCGAGACCGGCAAGGCGGAGCGCGGCGACGTGTCGATCGCCTGCGTGCCCACGGCGGGCGTGCAGTTCCTGCCGCGCATCATGAAGGCCTATTCGGCCAAACATCCGCACAACCGCATCAAGATCCTCGATCACTCGTCGGCGGCCGTGGCGAATGCGGTGCTGCACCGCGAGGTGGAGTTCGGCATCGGCATGGTGGGCGCGCATTCGCCGGAGCTGCAGAGCGTGCCGCTGATCGAAGACGAGTACGTGCTCATCTGCCACGAGGCGCATCCGCTGGCGCAACGCAAGCGCATCGCCTGGCGCCAGCTGGAGCCGCATCCGTTGATCTTCGCGGGCCACGCGAGCGAGAACCGCCCGCTGCTCGACCTGGCGCTGGGCGCGGCCTCGGCCAGCCTGCAGGCTTTCTACGAAGTGCAGCGCAGCTCGACGGCGGTGGGGCTGGTCGCCGAACGCGTGGCGGCTGCGGTGGTGCCCCGGCTTGCTTTGCAGAAGGGCGCGTACCCCACGTTGCGCATCGTCGAGCTCACGGAACCCAAGGTGTCGCGCACCCTGGTGCTGATGACGCGCAAGACCGCGCGGCTTTCGCCGGCGGCGCAGGCGCTCTATGACCTGATCGAGGCGCAGGCCTCGGTGGCGCCTGCCGCGCGTCGGCGCTGA
- the tam gene encoding trans-aconitate 2-methyltransferase: protein MTWSAKQYSAFEEERTRPVRDLVAALPQREARTAVDLGCGPGNSTEVLAQRFPGARVSGMDSSDDMIQAARKRMPGVNFDVADIATWQPAEPVDVILANASLQWLPDHATLYPRLARQLAPGGSLAIQTPDNLEEPAHRLARETAKDPRWADRIGDVRHPARHGAIDYYEMLRPHCSRVDVWRTTYYHPLAGGAAAVVEWFKGSALRPYLALLDAEQQAGFLASYLAVIAKAYPALKDGSVLLPFPRLFIVATR from the coding sequence ATGACCTGGTCAGCCAAGCAATATTCGGCCTTCGAAGAAGAACGCACCCGCCCCGTGCGGGACCTCGTGGCCGCCCTGCCGCAGCGCGAAGCGCGCACCGCCGTCGACCTGGGCTGCGGCCCCGGCAACTCCACCGAAGTGCTTGCACAGCGCTTTCCCGGCGCACGGGTCAGCGGCATGGACAGCTCCGACGACATGATCCAGGCCGCGCGCAAGCGCATGCCCGGCGTGAACTTCGACGTGGCCGACATCGCCACATGGCAGCCCGCGGAGCCGGTCGACGTGATCCTTGCCAACGCATCGCTGCAATGGCTGCCCGATCACGCCACGCTCTACCCCCGGCTCGCACGGCAGCTCGCACCCGGCGGCAGCCTCGCGATCCAGACGCCCGACAACCTCGAGGAGCCCGCGCACCGCCTCGCCCGCGAAACCGCGAAAGACCCGCGCTGGGCCGACCGCATCGGCGACGTGCGCCATCCCGCGCGGCACGGCGCCATCGACTACTACGAGATGCTGCGTCCGCACTGCAGCCGCGTCGACGTATGGCGCACCACCTACTACCACCCGCTCGCGGGCGGCGCGGCGGCGGTGGTCGAATGGTTCAAGGGCTCGGCGCTGCGGCCTTACCTGGCGCTGCTCGACGCCGAACAGCAGGCCGGTTTTCTGGCGAGCTACCTGGCGGTGATTGCGAAGGCCTACCCGGCGCTGAAGGACGGCAGCGTGCTGCTGCCGTTCCCGAGGCTCTTCATCGTCGCGACGCGCTGA
- a CDS encoding DUF2867 domain-containing protein, translating to MNTHSVRAVALPAESAIAHLFGGAHLADAFAVTLPAEAPRDAEALARAVFSDPAPWFRALLACRDAIVRPFGVKTSGQLRHELGTDASARIDFLPIVGRQPDELIIGDDDKHLDFRASVLLRRSANGEPRELVVTTAVHCHNALGRLYLFVISPFHRLVVRSNLARAAARGWRGG from the coding sequence ATGAACACGCACAGCGTCAGGGCCGTCGCGTTGCCGGCGGAAAGCGCGATCGCCCATCTGTTCGGCGGCGCACATCTTGCGGATGCTTTCGCGGTCACGCTGCCGGCCGAAGCGCCGCGGGACGCGGAGGCGCTGGCCCGGGCCGTGTTCAGCGATCCGGCGCCATGGTTTCGCGCGTTGCTGGCCTGCCGGGATGCCATCGTCCGGCCCTTCGGCGTGAAGACCTCGGGGCAGTTGCGGCACGAACTGGGCACCGATGCGTCGGCGCGCATCGACTTCCTTCCCATCGTGGGCCGGCAGCCCGACGAACTGATCATCGGCGACGACGACAAGCACCTGGACTTCAGGGCTTCGGTATTGCTTCGCCGCTCGGCGAACGGCGAGCCGCGCGAGCTGGTCGTGACCACCGCCGTGCATTGCCACAACGCGCTCGGCCGCCTCTACCTGTTCGTGATCTCGCCGTTTCACCGGCTCGTGGTGCGCTCGAATCTGGCCCGGGCCGCGGCCAGGGGTTGGCGCGGCGGTTGA
- a CDS encoding tripartite tricarboxylate transporter substrate-binding protein — translation MVAFFSRRKLLAWGLALAACAPVVHAQAPQALDGPLTLVVGYAAGGTTDRIARLVAERLEPKLGVTVTVENKPGEGGRLAAKEVRRTPPGQNVLMLGNPAVMVVAPLVIKDAGYDPDKDFVPVSQVSSYDFALAVGQKLQLDRAMFLVGRLWAHPEEAVFGVPATGSLPHFFGLMVGDALSVQPQIKGYGGSAPLSADLIGGTLPIAIDTLDSLYAQPLAGKVRILAVSGKKRASFAPTIPTFREAGMKIDADGWNTFFAPSTMAPAKVQLVANAIRDAMRDPGLQKAAEAAYITPVVSSTAETAQMLKAYRQQWEPVVRRSGFSP, via the coding sequence ATGGTCGCATTCTTTTCCAGGCGCAAGCTCCTGGCGTGGGGCCTTGCGCTCGCCGCCTGCGCTCCCGTCGTTCACGCCCAGGCGCCGCAGGCGCTGGACGGCCCGCTGACCCTGGTGGTCGGCTACGCGGCCGGCGGCACCACCGACCGCATCGCGCGCCTGGTCGCCGAACGGCTGGAGCCCAAGCTCGGCGTGACGGTGACCGTCGAGAACAAGCCCGGCGAGGGCGGCCGGCTCGCGGCCAAGGAAGTGCGCCGCACGCCGCCGGGGCAGAACGTGCTGATGCTCGGCAACCCCGCGGTGATGGTGGTTGCGCCACTGGTCATCAAGGACGCGGGCTATGACCCCGACAAGGACTTCGTGCCCGTGTCGCAGGTCAGCAGCTACGACTTCGCGCTGGCCGTGGGCCAGAAGCTGCAGCTCGACCGTGCCATGTTCCTGGTGGGCCGGCTCTGGGCGCATCCGGAAGAAGCGGTGTTCGGCGTGCCCGCCACCGGCAGCCTGCCTCACTTCTTCGGCCTGATGGTGGGCGACGCCCTGAGCGTGCAGCCGCAGATCAAGGGCTACGGTGGATCGGCGCCGTTGTCGGCCGACCTGATCGGCGGCACGCTGCCGATCGCCATCGACACGCTGGATTCGCTCTATGCGCAGCCCCTGGCCGGCAAGGTGCGCATCCTGGCCGTGTCGGGCAAGAAGCGCGCGAGCTTCGCACCCACGATCCCGACTTTTCGCGAGGCCGGCATGAAGATCGACGCCGACGGCTGGAACACCTTCTTCGCGCCCAGCACGATGGCGCCCGCCAAGGTGCAGCTGGTGGCCAATGCCATCCGCGACGCGATGCGCGACCCCGGCCTGCAAAAGGCGGCCGAGGCGGCCTACATCACGCCGGTGGTCAGCTCGACGGCCGAGACCGCGCAGATGCTCAAGGCCTATCGCCAGCAATGGGAACCGGTGGTGCGGCGCTCGGGCTTCTCGCCCTGA